The Lycium ferocissimum isolate CSIRO_LF1 unplaced genomic scaffold, AGI_CSIRO_Lferr_CH_V1 ctg7665, whole genome shotgun sequence genome has a segment encoding these proteins:
- the LOC132045694 gene encoding uncharacterized protein LOC132045694: MESRNWMYNRTNENRGGMRQEFVDGVDAFVGYAMTLETFLSHGLVRCPCVICQCRNYEKPEIVRFHLYKDGFQKDYTVWTSHGEINSSFGRFQDFVVGESSRAVEPNVQNSRMHDMVQDAYGMHSDFESGNHGEEAPNEEASRFFEQLKKASQPLYDGSPHSQLSIAVRLLSIKADWNVPQGAMDAVIGLIHELVDPNLEIPENYYKAKRLVSKLGLSSMRIDCCENGCMLYYKDDEGVETFDVSLKQNFNLRATLMWTINDFPAYGMLSGWMTAGKLACPYCMENTKSFTLKHGKKNSWFDCHRQFLPMDHEFRSMKNAFRKNKIERNYPPPRLSGEEIWERVENFPKVTEEPPYKFDGYGLAHNWTKQSIFWELPYWKDNLLRHNLDVMHIEKNYFDNLFNTVMDVKGKTKDNPKARLDLQEYCMRKELWL; encoded by the exons ATGGAATCTCGTAATTGGATGTATAATAGGACAAACGAAAATCGAGGGGGGATgaggcaagaatttgtagacggTGTCGATGCTTTTGTTGGCTATGCAATGACACTTGAAACTTTTCTAAGTCATGGCTTGGTTAGGTGCCCTTGTGTGATATGTCAATGTAGGAATTACGAGAAACCAGAGATTGTTAGGTTTCATCTCTATAAAGACGGCTTTCAAAAAGATTATACAGTGTggactagtcatggagaaataAATAGTAGTtttggtagatttcaagactTTGTTGTTGGTGAAAGTAGTAGGGCGGTGGAACCTAACGTCCAAAATTCTAGAATGCACGACATGGTTCAAGATGCTTATGGGATGCATTCCGATTTTGAATCCGGTAACCATGGTGAAGAAGCTCCAAATGAAGAAGCTAGTCGTTTTTTTGAACAGTTGAAAAAGGCTAGTCAGCCTTTATATGACGGGAGTCCCCACTCTCAATTGTCTATTGCTGTTAGATTATTAAGCATCAAAGCAGATTGGAATGTTCCTCAAGGTGCAATGGATGCTGTGATTGGCCTTATACATGAATTAGTTGACCCGAATTTAGAGATACCTGAAAATTACTATAAGGCAAAGAGACTAGTGTCTAAGTTAGGACTCTCGTCGATGAGAattgattgttgtgaaaatggaTGCATGTTATACTATAAGGATGATGAAG GGGTTGAGACGTTTGACGTTTCTCTTAAGCAGAATTTTAATTTGCGGGCCACTTTAATGTGGACTATTAATGATTTTCCTGCCTACGGGATGTTGTCTGGGTGGATGACTGCTGGAAAGTTAGCCTGTCCTTACTGCATGGAGAATACTAAATCGTTCACTTTAAAGCAtggcaaaaaaaattcatggtttgattgtCACCGTCAGTTCTTGCCAATGGATCATGAGTTTAGGAGTATGAAAAATGCATTTAGGAAGAACAAAATTGAACGAAACTATCCACCTCCAAGACTTTCAGGAGAGGAAATTTGGGAGAGGGTTGAGAACTTTCCAAAAGTTACTGAAGAACCACCGTACAAGTTCGATGGGTATGGGCTTGCACATAACTGGACCAAACAGAGCATATTTTGGGAGTTACCATATTGGAAGGATAATCTTCTCCGGCATAATCTTGATGTTATGcacattgaaaaaaattactttgataaTTTATTCAACACAGTAATGGATGTCAAGGGCAAGACAAAAGATAATCCAAAGGCAAGATTAGACTTACAGGAATATTGTATGCGTAAAGAGTTATGGTTGTAG